From the genome of Haloterrigena sp. KLK7, one region includes:
- a CDS encoding FAD-dependent oxidoreductase produces MTDTFVIVGGDAAGMAAASKARREDSDLEIVVFEKGEWVSYGACGLPYYVKGEIQSLEALVSVTPEEFREERDIDLRTGHEVVAIDPDDRTVTAVRDGDEVVQSYDHLLLATGAESIVPPIDGVDLEGVYTLGSMSDGKELREYVARARDSEDLQQADRGPACRYLEDCTGPVGVVGGGYIGIEMAEALAANGFEVHLFQRSDRVLTGFSEATSEAVADHLRDREVVVHLGSEVRELADDGDGTVEAVVTAADRVPVEAALIGTGVRPRTGLAEDAGIELGPTGAIAADAYRETNVPDVYAAGDCAEATHVVTGESTYVPLALTANRHGRAVGQTVTGTPTEGGGVAGTAAVKAFDVEAARTGILDRDEAREAGFDPVSETITAKSRAGYYPDGGDVTVTLTADRDSGRVLGASLVSEYGEGAVHRSHAVVGALEASATVFELENYDLAYAPPFNTTWDPVLVAAKVLGGELR; encoded by the coding sequence ATGACGGACACCTTTGTGATCGTCGGCGGCGACGCGGCGGGAATGGCCGCGGCGAGCAAGGCTCGACGCGAGGACTCCGACCTCGAGATCGTCGTCTTCGAGAAGGGGGAGTGGGTCTCCTACGGCGCCTGCGGGCTGCCCTACTACGTCAAAGGCGAGATCCAGTCGCTCGAGGCGCTGGTCTCGGTCACGCCCGAGGAGTTCCGCGAGGAACGCGACATCGATCTCCGGACCGGTCACGAGGTCGTCGCGATCGATCCCGACGACCGGACGGTCACCGCCGTACGCGACGGCGACGAGGTCGTCCAGTCGTACGATCACCTGCTGCTCGCGACGGGCGCGGAGTCGATCGTCCCGCCGATCGACGGCGTCGATCTCGAGGGCGTCTACACGCTCGGGTCGATGAGCGACGGGAAGGAACTCCGGGAGTACGTCGCGCGAGCGCGGGACAGCGAGGACCTCCAGCAGGCCGACCGGGGGCCGGCCTGTCGGTACCTCGAGGACTGTACCGGCCCGGTCGGCGTCGTCGGCGGCGGCTATATCGGCATCGAGATGGCCGAGGCGCTGGCGGCGAACGGATTCGAGGTCCACCTGTTTCAGCGCAGCGACCGCGTCCTGACGGGGTTCAGCGAGGCGACCAGCGAGGCGGTGGCCGACCACCTCCGCGACCGCGAGGTCGTCGTCCACCTCGGCAGCGAGGTGCGGGAACTCGCGGACGACGGCGACGGTACCGTCGAGGCGGTCGTCACTGCGGCCGATCGAGTACCGGTCGAGGCGGCGTTGATCGGCACCGGCGTGCGACCGCGGACGGGTCTCGCCGAGGACGCCGGGATCGAACTGGGACCGACGGGCGCAATCGCGGCCGACGCCTATCGGGAGACGAACGTCCCCGACGTCTACGCCGCGGGCGACTGCGCGGAGGCGACCCACGTCGTGACGGGCGAATCGACCTACGTCCCGCTGGCGCTGACGGCCAACCGACACGGCCGCGCGGTGGGACAGACCGTCACCGGAACGCCAACGGAGGGCGGCGGCGTCGCCGGCACGGCCGCCGTCAAGGCCTTCGACGTCGAGGCGGCCCGGACCGGTATCCTCGATCGCGACGAGGCCCGCGAGGCCGGGTTCGATCCGGTCAGCGAGACGATCACGGCGAAGTCCCGCGCGGGCTACTATCCCGACGGCGGCGACGTGACCGTCACGCTGACCGCCGACCGCGATTCGGGGCGCGTGCTCGGCGCCAGCCTCGTCAGCGAGTACGGCGAGGGCGCCGTCCACCGGAGTCACGCGGTCGTCGGCGCCCTCGAGGCGAGTGCCACCGTCTTCGAACTGGAGAACTACGACCTCGCGTACGCCCCGCCGTTCAACACGACGTGGGATCCCGTGCTCGTCGCCGCGAAGGTCCTCGGCGGGGAACTGCGGTGA
- a CDS encoding helix-turn-helix domain-containing protein — protein sequence MASPEPEPAVYTCQSCGEYQLASAAPTCCGDSMDEVEDRVPVESPDETHLMRAVFDISETELEVCRHLMSEDELTVDELTGLVDRDRSVVTRHLNHLVDLGMIEKRSRVLSNGGRVNVYSHRSADAVRRQFKLGLYTWMSDAVDVIDDLSEDKIERLVGGTDESDRGPVIVEGDE from the coding sequence ATGGCATCTCCCGAGCCCGAACCCGCCGTCTACACCTGCCAGTCGTGCGGCGAGTATCAGCTGGCGTCGGCGGCGCCGACCTGTTGCGGGGATTCGATGGACGAGGTCGAGGACAGGGTTCCCGTCGAATCGCCCGACGAAACGCATCTCATGCGGGCCGTGTTCGATATCTCCGAGACGGAGCTCGAGGTCTGTCGACACCTGATGTCCGAGGACGAGCTCACGGTCGACGAACTCACGGGGCTGGTCGATCGAGACCGAAGCGTCGTCACCCGCCACCTCAACCACCTGGTCGATCTGGGGATGATCGAGAAGCGCTCCCGCGTGCTCTCGAACGGCGGCCGGGTGAACGTCTACTCGCACCGATCGGCGGACGCGGTCCGTCGACAGTTCAAACTCGGGCTGTACACGTGGATGAGCGACGCCGTGGACGTCATCGACGACTTGAGCGAGGACAAGATCGAGCGACTGGTCGGGGGAACGGACGAGAGCGATCGCGGTCCGGTCATCGTCGAAGGAGACGAGTGA
- a CDS encoding DsrE family protein has protein sequence MVDAAVIILAGTESHADTGRMVNGLEAAREFAETAGDDLALIFDGAGTRWIEALEDEDHDYHDLYRSVHDEVAVCDYCAGAFGADEAVENAGVVRIDENEGHPSVRTLVDDGYEVITF, from the coding sequence ATGGTCGACGCAGCAGTAATCATCCTCGCGGGCACCGAATCGCACGCCGACACCGGTCGGATGGTCAACGGCCTCGAGGCGGCCAGGGAGTTCGCCGAGACGGCCGGCGACGATCTGGCGCTGATCTTCGATGGCGCCGGTACGCGGTGGATCGAAGCGCTCGAGGACGAGGACCACGACTACCACGATCTCTATCGGTCGGTTCACGACGAAGTGGCCGTCTGCGACTACTGCGCCGGCGCGTTCGGGGCCGACGAGGCCGTGGAAAACGCCGGGGTCGTGCGCATCGACGAGAACGAGGGACATCCGAGCGTTCGAACGCTCGTCGACGACGGGTACGAGGTCATCACGTTCTGA
- a CDS encoding carbonic anhydrase, which translates to MFESIEERVDRRDDWARRRRHGIPTDKQLLVIACMDERIPIEEALGISLGDAQIFRNAGGKVTDDVVRSAALTTNFFDTTEIIVVNHTDCGMMSAPDEAVVDGLEAAAGGSLDDIDLNPALPGLDIGDASIAEWVSMTDDIDEACRAQIDYLEDHPLIPDEVAVHGYVYEVESGALRRPGERVSEQVNTRVSE; encoded by the coding sequence GTGTTCGAATCGATCGAAGAGCGAGTCGATCGGCGGGACGACTGGGCGCGCCGCCGCCGGCACGGGATCCCCACGGACAAGCAGCTGCTGGTCATCGCGTGCATGGACGAACGAATTCCGATCGAAGAAGCGCTCGGAATTTCCCTCGGCGACGCCCAGATCTTCCGAAACGCCGGCGGGAAAGTGACCGACGACGTCGTCCGGAGCGCCGCGCTGACGACGAACTTCTTCGACACGACGGAGATCATCGTCGTCAATCACACCGATTGCGGCATGATGAGCGCACCCGACGAGGCCGTCGTCGACGGGCTCGAGGCCGCCGCCGGCGGGAGTCTCGACGATATCGATCTCAATCCCGCACTTCCCGGTTTGGATATCGGCGACGCCTCGATCGCCGAGTGGGTCTCGATGACCGACGACATCGACGAGGCGTGCCGGGCCCAGATCGACTACCTCGAGGACCATCCGCTCATCCCCGACGAGGTCGCCGTCCACGGGTACGTCTACGAAGTCGAAAGCGGCGCTCTCCGCCGTCCCGGTGAACGAGTATCCGAGCAAGTCAATACGCGTGTCTCGGAATAA
- a CDS encoding putative quinol monooxygenase, which produces MLVIHATFPIDPDRRDEALELVEELAEDSREEDGVVDYRVATDVGDPNVFRFFERYEDEAAFGSHAETDHFEAFEAALPDLLSGEPDVTRFDVESASSVEL; this is translated from the coding sequence ATGCTCGTTATCCACGCGACGTTTCCGATCGATCCGGATCGACGCGACGAGGCCCTCGAACTCGTCGAAGAGTTGGCCGAAGACTCCCGTGAGGAAGACGGCGTCGTCGACTATCGGGTCGCGACGGACGTCGGGGATCCGAACGTGTTTCGATTCTTCGAACGATACGAGGACGAAGCCGCCTTCGGTTCGCACGCGGAGACCGACCACTTCGAGGCGTTCGAGGCGGCGCTCCCGGATCTGCTCTCGGGCGAACCGGACGTCACCCGATTCGACGTCGAGTCGGCGTCGTCAGTCGAACTGTGA
- a CDS encoding glycoside hydrolase family 15 protein, with amino-acid sequence MAEPDAYPPIESYGVVGNLETCALVGPNGSIDWFPFPHLESPSVLAAVLDAERGGRFRIAPTDSFETDRRYVDDTNVLETAFDTDDGIVTVTDFLPPAGRTDHPKKVLYRKLACADGTVDLEVDLEPRFDYGRAETSIESVEKGVLAEGDEERTLLESPIDLEIEEGRITGQLSLEAGETAWFLLRCTGAEEANTDPEAALEETLEFWTDWAHSCGPGDDCAFEGPWHDVVVRSELVLKLLTHAESGAIAAAPTTSLPEDIGGVRNWDYRFNWLRDAGFTVQALMNLGTVEEATDYFDWFMDLCQADDPAAIQPLYGLHGDSDLEERELEHFEGYRGSRPVRIGNEAADQRQHDTYGELLLAVDEMHRHGRELDADEWDRIRDIVEYVREIWDEPDAGIWEVRGGNDHFVFSKVMCWAALDRGIAIATDGDHDAPLEDWREGRERIRDDVLENGYDEDVGAFVQSYGSDALDATGLLLPLVGFLPFDDDRVRGTIDATEATLVEDEVFVRRYDGDDGLPGDEGAFVLCSCWLVDALALSGRIEEAQSRFETLLEYLNPLGLVAEEIDPETGAHLGNFPQAFSHIGIVNSALYLGYMRGHETPGPAPMGIRLGEPIGLPSEIP; translated from the coding sequence ATGGCTGAACCTGACGCGTATCCGCCGATCGAATCCTACGGCGTCGTCGGAAACCTCGAGACCTGTGCGCTCGTCGGGCCGAACGGATCGATCGACTGGTTCCCGTTCCCCCACCTCGAGTCGCCGAGCGTCCTCGCGGCGGTCCTCGACGCCGAGCGCGGCGGGCGGTTCCGGATCGCCCCGACCGATTCGTTCGAGACGGACCGGCGGTACGTCGACGACACGAACGTCCTCGAGACGGCCTTCGACACCGACGACGGGATCGTGACGGTAACTGACTTCCTGCCGCCGGCCGGCCGAACCGACCACCCGAAGAAGGTCCTCTACCGCAAGCTCGCCTGCGCGGACGGAACCGTCGACCTCGAAGTCGACCTCGAGCCTCGATTCGATTACGGGCGCGCGGAGACGTCGATCGAGTCCGTCGAGAAGGGCGTCCTCGCCGAGGGCGACGAGGAACGGACGCTGCTCGAGAGCCCGATCGACCTCGAGATCGAAGAGGGCCGAATCACCGGCCAGCTCTCGCTCGAGGCCGGCGAGACGGCGTGGTTCCTGCTCCGGTGTACGGGCGCCGAAGAGGCGAACACGGACCCCGAGGCCGCGCTCGAGGAGACGCTCGAGTTCTGGACCGACTGGGCGCACAGCTGTGGTCCGGGAGACGACTGTGCCTTCGAGGGGCCGTGGCACGACGTCGTCGTTCGCTCCGAACTCGTCCTCAAACTCCTCACGCACGCCGAGTCGGGGGCCATCGCCGCCGCGCCGACGACCTCGCTGCCGGAGGACATCGGCGGCGTTCGGAACTGGGACTACCGATTCAACTGGCTGCGCGACGCCGGCTTCACCGTGCAGGCGCTGATGAACCTCGGCACCGTCGAGGAGGCCACCGACTACTTCGACTGGTTCATGGATCTCTGTCAGGCCGACGATCCGGCGGCGATCCAGCCGCTGTACGGCCTTCACGGCGATTCCGATCTCGAGGAGCGGGAACTGGAGCACTTCGAGGGCTATCGCGGCTCCCGTCCCGTCCGGATCGGGAACGAGGCCGCCGATCAGCGCCAACACGACACCTACGGGGAACTCCTGTTGGCCGTCGACGAGATGCACCGGCACGGGCGGGAACTGGACGCCGACGAGTGGGATCGGATCCGCGATATCGTCGAGTACGTCCGCGAGATCTGGGACGAACCCGATGCGGGCATCTGGGAGGTCCGCGGCGGGAACGACCACTTCGTCTTCTCGAAAGTGATGTGCTGGGCCGCCCTCGATCGGGGGATCGCCATCGCGACCGACGGCGACCACGACGCGCCGCTCGAGGACTGGCGGGAGGGCCGCGAGCGGATCAGGGACGACGTCCTCGAGAACGGCTACGACGAGGACGTCGGCGCGTTCGTCCAGTCCTACGGGTCGGACGCGCTCGACGCGACGGGACTGTTGCTTCCGCTCGTCGGCTTCCTCCCCTTCGACGACGATCGCGTGCGGGGAACGATCGACGCGACCGAGGCGACGCTGGTCGAGGACGAGGTGTTCGTCCGGCGGTACGACGGCGACGACGGGCTCCCGGGCGACGAGGGCGCGTTCGTCCTCTGCTCGTGCTGGCTCGTCGACGCGCTCGCGCTCTCCGGGCGCATCGAGGAGGCGCAGTCGCGGTTCGAGACGCTGCTCGAGTACCTGAACCCCCTCGGTCTGGTCGCCGAAGAAATCGATCCCGAAACGGGTGCCCACCTCGGGAACTTCCCGCAGGCGTTCAGTCACATCGGGATCGTCAACAGCGCCCTCTATCTCGGCTATATGCGAGGCCACGAGACGCCCGGTCCGGCGCCGATGGGGATTCGCCTCGGCGAGCCGATCGGGCTCCCGAGCGAGATCCCCTAG
- a CDS encoding dihydrolipoyl dehydrogenase yields MEEYDFLVIGSGSGLDVANAAAQRGQSVAVVEKGRLGGTCLNRGCIPSKQLLYRAEVLETVERAEEFGIEASVEDVAFEEIVREVNEDVEESSESIRRGLESSSRHDLYQAEGRFVDDRTIELSGDDHGGQRLTAETVLVAAGTRPGVPAVDGLEDVDYLTSREALQLEERPDHLVVIGGGYIAAELGQFFGTFGSDVSVIGRRPYLLPDADEEVAAEFTDRFADRFDVYTGCEATAVSESDGEVTVEARPYPDAEPESEAEPTPYPEPESGEGTAERVTVTGDELLVATGRVPNTDTLNVDAAGIETDDLGFVETDEYLRTSAEGVWALGDIVGEYLLKHNANHEAQAVARNLFGDDLEPVDYSAIPFAVFSSPEVAGVGATERELRAADREYAKRTYRYGDTARGSAMKAEGVVKPLVSLEGEILGCHIVGPDASNLIEEVVVAMTAGSGTVRDIRESVHIHPALSEVVQRAFSGQFTRGGHDHDHNHDH; encoded by the coding sequence ATGGAGGAGTACGATTTCCTGGTCATCGGTTCGGGGTCGGGACTCGACGTCGCGAACGCGGCCGCCCAGCGCGGGCAGTCGGTCGCCGTCGTCGAGAAGGGACGGCTCGGGGGCACCTGCCTCAACCGCGGCTGTATCCCCTCGAAGCAGCTGCTGTACCGCGCGGAGGTCCTCGAGACCGTCGAGCGCGCCGAGGAGTTCGGCATCGAGGCGTCGGTCGAGGACGTCGCCTTCGAGGAGATCGTCCGCGAGGTCAACGAGGACGTGGAGGAGAGTTCCGAATCGATCCGCCGGGGGCTCGAGTCGTCCTCGCGGCACGATCTCTATCAGGCGGAGGGTCGGTTCGTCGACGACCGAACGATCGAACTCTCGGGCGACGACCACGGTGGGCAGCGCCTGACCGCGGAGACGGTCCTCGTCGCGGCCGGGACTCGGCCCGGCGTCCCGGCGGTCGACGGCCTCGAGGACGTCGACTACCTCACCAGCCGCGAGGCGCTGCAGCTCGAGGAGCGACCCGACCACCTCGTCGTGATCGGCGGCGGCTACATCGCCGCGGAACTGGGCCAGTTCTTCGGGACGTTCGGCAGTGACGTCTCGGTGATCGGGCGGCGACCGTACCTGTTGCCCGACGCCGACGAGGAGGTGGCCGCCGAATTCACCGACCGCTTCGCCGATCGGTTCGACGTGTACACGGGGTGCGAGGCGACCGCGGTCTCGGAATCGGACGGCGAGGTGACCGTCGAAGCGCGACCGTATCCCGACGCCGAACCGGAATCGGAAGCAGAGCCGACCCCGTATCCGGAGCCCGAGAGCGGGGAGGGGACGGCCGAGCGCGTCACCGTCACCGGCGACGAACTGCTCGTCGCCACCGGGCGCGTGCCGAACACCGACACGCTGAACGTCGACGCGGCGGGGATCGAGACCGACGACCTGGGGTTCGTCGAGACCGACGAGTACCTGCGGACGAGCGCCGAGGGCGTCTGGGCGCTGGGTGACATCGTCGGCGAGTACCTCCTCAAACACAACGCCAATCACGAAGCGCAGGCCGTCGCGCGCAATCTCTTCGGCGACGACCTCGAGCCGGTCGACTACTCGGCGATTCCCTTCGCCGTCTTCTCCTCGCCCGAGGTGGCCGGCGTCGGTGCGACCGAACGGGAACTGCGGGCCGCCGACCGCGAGTACGCCAAGCGGACCTACCGATACGGGGACACCGCACGCGGGAGCGCGATGAAGGCGGAGGGGGTCGTCAAGCCGCTCGTCTCCCTCGAGGGCGAGATCCTGGGCTGTCACATCGTCGGTCCCGACGCGTCGAACCTGATCGAGGAGGTCGTCGTCGCGATGACGGCCGGCTCGGGGACGGTCCGCGACATCCGCGAGTCGGTCCATATCCACCCCGCGCTCTCGGAGGTCGTCCAGCGGGCGTTCTCGGGGCAGTTCACCCGCGGCGGTCACGATCACGATCACAATCACGACCACTAG
- a CDS encoding energy-coupling factor transporter transmembrane component T, with amino-acid sequence MLSYDPDDTLAHRLDPRSKLAVQFGFAATALAHTSPRALVALTAVTAAILLAARVPLLETLSAYRFALGFLALAPVLAALTFGPPWIDPADGLASARASYRVLLVLLVSAAYVRSTTVRDSRAAIQRTIPGKPGQLLGVGVALVFRFLPVLQADLRTIRDAMAARLGDERSATERASTLGLLGLSRAFDRADRLALAMQARCFAWNPTLPALSLSRLDYPVFGVAVALALSALV; translated from the coding sequence ATGCTCAGCTACGATCCCGACGACACGCTCGCCCACCGGCTCGATCCCCGCTCGAAGCTGGCCGTCCAGTTCGGGTTCGCCGCGACCGCGCTGGCCCACACGAGCCCACGGGCGCTGGTCGCGCTCACCGCCGTCACCGCGGCGATCCTGCTCGCCGCTCGAGTCCCGCTGCTCGAGACGCTCTCCGCCTATCGCTTTGCACTGGGCTTTCTCGCGCTCGCGCCGGTGCTCGCGGCGCTCACGTTCGGTCCGCCCTGGATCGACCCCGCGGACGGCCTCGCCTCCGCGCGGGCGAGCTACCGCGTCCTGCTCGTCTTGCTCGTCAGCGCGGCGTACGTCCGCTCGACGACGGTCCGGGACTCTCGAGCCGCGATCCAGCGGACGATCCCCGGGAAGCCCGGCCAGCTGCTCGGCGTCGGCGTCGCGCTCGTCTTCCGCTTTCTCCCGGTGTTGCAGGCGGACCTGCGGACGATCCGCGACGCGATGGCGGCGCGGCTGGGCGACGAGCGCAGCGCGACCGAGCGGGCGAGCACGCTGGGACTGCTCGGTCTCTCGCGGGCGTTCGACCGGGCCGATCGCCTCGCGCTCGCCATGCAGGCGCGGTGTTTCGCCTGGAATCCGACGCTGCCCGCGCTGTCGCTCTCGCGGCTGGACTACCCCGTCTTCGGCGTCGCCGTCGCCCTCGCGCTCTCGGCGCTGGTGTAG
- a CDS encoding ABC transporter ATP-binding protein — MIEFRSVTYAFDEVPVLEDVSLTIDDGEFVVLAGANGSGKTTLLRHCNGLVTPDSGAVLVDGTPVTEDLVAARSRVGMVFQHPRDQFVAATIGADVAFGPENLGLERDEIDRRVADALEAVNMTGRGDERIDALSGGEQSRVAIAGALAMEPTHLVLDEPFTGLDDPARRSVLSRLEALSGEGTGILLATHDLRDVLDPADRIVAMRDGAVAVDDAPDRALEALSALEVRVPDV; from the coding sequence ATGATCGAGTTTCGGTCCGTCACCTACGCCTTCGACGAGGTCCCGGTCCTCGAGGACGTCTCGCTGACCATCGACGACGGCGAGTTCGTCGTCCTCGCGGGCGCCAACGGGAGCGGCAAGACGACCCTGCTGCGCCACTGCAACGGGCTGGTGACGCCCGACTCGGGCGCGGTGCTGGTCGACGGCACACCGGTCACCGAGGACCTCGTCGCCGCCCGCTCGCGCGTCGGCATGGTCTTCCAGCACCCGCGCGACCAGTTCGTCGCCGCGACGATCGGCGCCGACGTCGCCTTCGGCCCGGAGAACCTCGGCCTCGAGCGCGACGAGATCGACCGCCGCGTGGCGGACGCGCTCGAGGCCGTGAACATGACCGGCCGCGGCGACGAGCGGATCGACGCGCTCTCGGGGGGCGAGCAGTCCCGCGTCGCCATCGCCGGCGCGCTCGCGATGGAACCGACCCATCTCGTCCTGGACGAACCGTTCACCGGGCTCGACGATCCCGCTCGACGATCGGTCCTCTCGCGACTCGAGGCGCTGTCCGGGGAAGGGACCGGAATCCTGCTCGCGACTCACGACCTCCGGGACGTGCTCGACCCGGCCGACCGCATCGTCGCCATGCGGGACGGCGCGGTCGCCGTCGACGACGCGCCCGACCGCGCGCTCGAGGCGCTGTCGGCCCTCGAGGTTCGAGTGCCGGACGTCTGA
- a CDS encoding biotin transporter BioY, with amino-acid sequence MATNRESVDLVEGDVVRQFARAAVLAALVGASIFVTIPYPFSPAPITLQVLFVFLAGLVLGPVWGAISMLCYLTAGAAGLPIFSGMEAGFGPLVGNTAGYLWSYPLAAALIGAVVHRGTDLQNPADVPLPIVVGALVAGTILIYAMGTAYAAWLQALEPWEAITVYALSFVPAELVKMAAAIAIVKSGRLEPVGS; translated from the coding sequence ATGGCAACGAACCGAGAGTCCGTCGATCTCGTCGAGGGGGACGTCGTCCGCCAGTTCGCTCGCGCGGCGGTGCTGGCGGCGCTGGTCGGGGCGTCGATATTCGTGACGATCCCGTACCCGTTCTCGCCAGCGCCGATCACGCTACAAGTGCTGTTCGTCTTCCTCGCCGGCCTCGTGCTGGGGCCGGTCTGGGGAGCGATCTCGATGCTCTGCTATCTGACCGCCGGTGCGGCCGGACTCCCGATCTTCTCGGGGATGGAGGCTGGGTTCGGCCCCCTCGTCGGAAACACCGCGGGCTACCTCTGGTCGTACCCGCTCGCGGCGGCGCTGATCGGCGCCGTCGTTCACCGGGGCACCGACCTCCAGAACCCCGCCGACGTCCCCCTGCCGATCGTCGTCGGCGCGCTCGTCGCCGGGACGATCCTCATCTACGCCATGGGGACGGCCTACGCGGCCTGGCTCCAGGCCCTCGAGCCCTGGGAGGCGATCACCGTCTACGCGCTCTCGTTCGTCCCCGCCGAACTGGTCAAGATGGCCGCCGCGATCGCGATCGTGAAGAGCGGGCGACTCGAGCCGGTCGGATCGTGA